The sequence CGGGATGCCGGCCGCATCCGGCACCGTCAGCCCGCGCGCCTGCGGCGCGATCATCTCCTCGACGGCGCTGCGGGTGGTGCGCGGGCAGACATAGGCGAAAGCATCGCCCCAGCCGGTCAGCCCGGAATTGGTCGTGACCTCGACCAACACCATGTCGAGTGCGCTGATGGCGGACGCGCCCTGGCGGAAACTCGCGACGCCGGCGTCATAGGGAATGCGGATATGGTGCGCCCGCACATCGGTGATGTCCATGACGCGGTTCCTCCGTGCTTTCTTGTGAGCGGTTCAGAAACTCGCGGAGTGTAGCCGCGAACGCGAGGACGTTGCCAGTGGCCATTCCCAGACTATCCTCATGCGGGACAGCAACGCCGATCAAGCGAAGGGGGAATGACTGGCGCACCCTTGCTGCGCTTCGAACGAGGACGACCATCGTGAATCCAGCCCAGCGCGCGCTCTGGTATATCGAGAGCCATCTGGCCCAGCCGATGACGCTCGACGAGATCGCTGAGATATCCGGCGTGTCGCGGTTCCACATCGTGCGTGCGTTTGCCGCAGCCACCGGCCTCCCGGTGATGCGTTACGTGCGCGCGCGGCGGCTGACGGAAGCTGCGCGCAGTCTGGCAAAGGGTGCACCCGACATCCTGTCGCTGGCGCTGGAGGCCGATTACGGCTCGCACGAAGCCTTCACCCGCGCGTTCCGCGACCAGTTCGGCACCACGCCCGAAGCGGTGAGGGCGGCAACGTGCGTAAGCCATCTCAAGCTTCAGGAGCCGATCCTCATGGACTCCACCATGCTCGACCATCTTGCCCCGCCGCGTTTCGAAACCGCGAAGGCCTTCCTCGTCGCCGGTCCCGGCGAGCGCATCGCCTGTGACAACGGCGCCATGATCCCAGGTCTGTGGCAACGCTTCCATCGGAGATTGCCGACGTTCCCGCGCGCGTCGGCAACGTCGCCTATGGCATCTGCTGCAACGGCGATGATGCCGGTAATTTCGACTACATCGCCGGTGCCGAGGTCAGCGATTTCTCGGACCTGCCGCGCCGCTTCAGCCGCATCCGCATCCCCGAGCAGCGCTATGCCGTCTTTACGCACACGGATCACGTCGCGTCGATCCGACGCACCGTGAACACAATCTGGAATCAGTGGCTGCCGGCAGCTGGCCTCAAAGCTGCGGATGCGCCGAACTTCGAGCGCTACGATGAGAGGTTCGATCCTGCAACCGGCAATGGCGGATTCGAGATCTGGCTGCCGGTGAGGGAGTAGAGCTTCCGCAAGGCTGGCATACCATCCCGCTTGCTTGGCAAGCCCCGGTGACTTTGTCATAACCGCAGGCAAAGCTTGCCTGCGGGGCCCATGCCGGACATCCCGTGCAAGTCATAACAAGCAGCCGGGAGGGTCCCACCATGTCCAACGTTCGTGTTCTCGCCACCGACCTCGAATTTCCCGAAGGGCCGGTCGTGATGCCGGACGGCTCGGTCGTGCTGGTGGAAATCCGCGGCCAGCGCCTGACGCGCGTTTACCCCGACGGTCGCAAGGAGATCGTCGCGAAGGTGCCGGGCGGTCCCAATGGCGCAGCCCTGGGGCCCGACGGCAAGATCTACATCTGCAACAATGGCGGCTTCTCCTGGCTTCCGGCCGGCAAGATGATCATGCCGGGCCCGCAGCCGGAGGATTATCTCGGCGGCGCGATCCAGCGCGTCGATTTGCAATCCGGCAAGGTCGAGACCGTCGTGAGCAAATGCGGCGCGCACGATTTGCGCGGCCCGAACGATCTCGTCTTCGACAGGCACGGTGGCCTCTGGTTCTCCGACCTCGGCAAGCGCCGCGCGCGCGAGATGGACGTCGGCGGCATGTATTATCTCAAGCCCGGCATGAAGGAGATCGTCGAAATCGTGCACGGCATCCTGCCCGCGAACGGCATCGGGCTCTCGCCGGACGAGAACACCGTCTACATCGCGGAGACGCCGACGGGCCGGCTCTGGGCCTATGAGCTCTCCGCTCCGGGAACGCTGAAGCCGCGCGAGGTGATCTATCGCGGCGAGCGGGGCAAGCCGATTTGCGGCCTCGGCGGCTACCAGATGTTCGACTCGCTGGCCGTGGAAGCCAATGGCAATGTCTGCGTCGCCACCCTCGTCTCCGGCTGCATCTCGGTGATCGCGCCCGACGGCACCCTGGTGGAGCAGGTGCCGACCGGCGACCGCGTCACCACCAACATCGCCTTCGGCGGCCCCGAGCTGAAGACCGCCTATATCACGCTGTCGGGCAAGGGCGAGCTGATTGCCATGGATTGGCCGCGCGGCGGTTTGCCGCTCAATTTCCTAAACAAATAAACGGTGCTAGTTACCGTCATTGCGAGCGAGGCATAATAACTGCCAGACCCTCACCCTGAGGAGCGCGCCCTGAGCGCGCGTCTCGAAGGGCGAGGCCACCAGCCGGGCCTTCATCCTTCGAGACGCGCGTTCCGTGCTCCTCAGGATGAGGATCTGGCACCTGGAATGCCTCGCTGCCCAATGACAACGGAGAGTATCTCGAATGCCCTGGCCTGATCCCATCACCCTGCGCGGACAGCACGCCCGTCTGGAGCCGCTGGCGCATGATCATCGCGAGGGGCTGGTCGAGGCCGTCAAGGACGGCGAGCTGTCGAAGCTCTGGTACACCGCGATCCCCTCGCCGGAGAACATGGCCAAGGAGATCGATCGCCGCCTCGGCCTGCAGGCCGCCGGCTCGATGCTGCCGTTCACCGTGTTCGATGCCGCCGGCACCATCGTCGGAATGACGACCTACATGAACATCGATGCCGCCAACCGCCGCGTCGAGATCGGCTCGACCTGGTACGGCAAGAGCGCGCAGCGCGGCCCGCTCAACACGCAGTGCAAGCTCATGCTGCTGCGGCACGCCTTCGAGACGCTGAACTGCATCGCGGTCGAGTTCCGCACGCATTTCTTCAACCACCAGAGCCGCCGCGCCATCGAGCGCCTGGGTGCCAAGCAGGACGGAATTCTGCGCAGCCACCAGATCGCGCCGAACGGCACGCTGCGCGACACCGTGGTCTACAGCATCACCGCCGCTGAATGGCCGACGGTGCAGGCACATCTGGAATTTCAACTCAACGACAAGCCGCGCTGAGAGGCGCCGAGGCACCATGGACAGATTTGATTATGTGATCGTCGGCGCGGGCTCCGCCGGTTGCGTGCTCGCCAGCCGGCTGAGCGAAGATCCGAACGTCAGCGTCTGCGTGCTCGAGGCGGGCCCTTCCGACTGGCATCCCTACATCCATCTGCCGGCGGGCTTCATCAAGACCTTCCACATGAAGAGCATCAACTGGGCCTACCAGCAGGAGCCGGGGCCCTGGACCGGCGGGCGCAGCATCTACGCGCCGCGCGGCAAGACGCTCGGCGGCTCGTCCTCGATCAACGGCCACATCTACAACCGCGGCCAGCGCATGGATTTCGACACCTGGGCGCAGATGGGCAATCGCGGCTGGGGCTATGCCGACGTGCTGCCCTATTTCCGGCGGCTGGAGAAGCGGGTCGGCGAGGGCGAGGATGCTTATCGCGGCCGCGAGGGCAGCCTCACCGTCACGACGATGGACTGGCGCGATCCGCTCTGCGAAGCCTTCATGGAAGGCGCGGTCTCGCTCGGTATTCCCCGCAATCCCGATTACAACGGCAAGACCCAGGAGGGCGTGTCGTATTGCCAGCGCACCATCAACAATGGCTTGCGCGTCTCCGCCGCGACCGCGTTCCTCAAGCCCGCGATGAAGCGGCCGAACGTGCATGTGCACACCCATGCGCACGCGACCGAGATCATTTTTGAAGGCAAGCGCGCCGTCGGCGTGCGCTACACCAAGGGCGGCCGCGGCGGACATCCCGTCGAGGTGCGCGCCAACAAGGAAGTGATCCTGTCCGGCGGCACCTATAACTCGCCGCAACTCTTGCAGCTCTCCGGCGTCGGCTCGCCCGACCTGTTGCAGCAGCACGGCATCGCGGTGCGTCACGCGCTCCCCGTCGGCGAGGGCCTTCAGGATCATTACGCGCCGCGCACGGTGGCGCGCGTCAAGGACATCAAGACCATCAACGAACTCCGCCGCGGCCTCTCGCTGTGGATCGAGGCCCTGAAATGGGCGACCGCGCGCCGCGGCCTGCTGTCGCTGTCGCCGACCATGGTCTATTGCTTCTGGCATTCCGGCGAGAGCGCCGAGAGCTCCGACCTCCAGCTCACGTTCACTCCGGCGTCCTACAAGGAAGGCGTGCAGGGCCAGCTCGAGGACGAGCCCGGCATGACCGTGGCCTCCTGGCAGCAGCGCCCGGAGAGCCGCGGCTACGTCCACATCCGCTCCAACGATCCGTTCGCGCCGCCGATCATCCAGACCAATTATCTCGACGCCGAGCTCGACCGCCGCGTCATCGTCGGCGGCATGAAGCTCGCGCGCAACC comes from Bradyrhizobium sp. CCGE-LA001 and encodes:
- a CDS encoding SMP-30/gluconolactonase/LRE family protein → MSNVRVLATDLEFPEGPVVMPDGSVVLVEIRGQRLTRVYPDGRKEIVAKVPGGPNGAALGPDGKIYICNNGGFSWLPAGKMIMPGPQPEDYLGGAIQRVDLQSGKVETVVSKCGAHDLRGPNDLVFDRHGGLWFSDLGKRRAREMDVGGMYYLKPGMKEIVEIVHGILPANGIGLSPDENTVYIAETPTGRLWAYELSAPGTLKPREVIYRGERGKPICGLGGYQMFDSLAVEANGNVCVATLVSGCISVIAPDGTLVEQVPTGDRVTTNIAFGGPELKTAYITLSGKGELIAMDWPRGGLPLNFLNK
- a CDS encoding GMC family oxidoreductase — protein: MDRFDYVIVGAGSAGCVLASRLSEDPNVSVCVLEAGPSDWHPYIHLPAGFIKTFHMKSINWAYQQEPGPWTGGRSIYAPRGKTLGGSSSINGHIYNRGQRMDFDTWAQMGNRGWGYADVLPYFRRLEKRVGEGEDAYRGREGSLTVTTMDWRDPLCEAFMEGAVSLGIPRNPDYNGKTQEGVSYCQRTINNGLRVSAATAFLKPAMKRPNVHVHTHAHATEIIFEGKRAVGVRYTKGGRGGHPVEVRANKEVILSGGTYNSPQLLQLSGVGSPDLLQQHGIAVRHALPVGEGLQDHYAPRTVARVKDIKTINELRRGLSLWIEALKWATARRGLLSLSPTMVYCFWHSGESAESSDLQLTFTPASYKEGVQGQLEDEPGMTVASWQQRPESRGYVHIRSNDPFAPPIIQTNYLDAELDRRVIVGGMKLARNLLKSAPLSPYYAYEDFPGPNVNTDDEFLHAATERGTTTFHPGCTCRMGPADSTWAVVDDQLRVHGLEGLRVIDASVMPRMISANLNASTMMIADRASDLIRGKQPMEAARIPDTAVA
- a CDS encoding GNAT family N-acetyltransferase; translated protein: MPWPDPITLRGQHARLEPLAHDHREGLVEAVKDGELSKLWYTAIPSPENMAKEIDRRLGLQAAGSMLPFTVFDAAGTIVGMTTYMNIDAANRRVEIGSTWYGKSAQRGPLNTQCKLMLLRHAFETLNCIAVEFRTHFFNHQSRRAIERLGAKQDGILRSHQIAPNGTLRDTVVYSITAAEWPTVQAHLEFQLNDKPR